AATGTCCAATATAACTCaattaaaaggaaaaggaaaaatcgttTAAAATGTCTTCtgtattttacaaaatgactttttttgttcttcacttttaaaagtgtaattttacatcTCTTATGAATTTACATTGATCAATTTGATTTCTATCTAGGTTTCTAATTAGTTTTTAGGTGGAATATACTCTGTATCTTGCTCGTGATTAtttttaggggtaaaattgtcaaattatatttcacATAATCCAATTCATAGTCTctgacattttataaaatgaattttttcgttcttcacattttacaaaaataaaattttccattCTTCACATTTTATACAATTAATTCTTTTCATTCTTCATTGGTCATGTGtatgcataatttttttttaaaactcatGTATATGTCTATATGATTTCACCTACAACTACAATTAGCTTGTTCagataaaattaaatagagatatattacatgctattcatactgtttaggtgaaatcaaatagatatatacatgagttttgaaaaacaagaaaaaactatttgtacacatgatcaatgaaagatgaaaaaatttattttgtcaaatgtaagggacaaaaaaaattcatctcATAAATTGTGAGGGACTATGAATCGGATTATGTGAAATGTGATTTgacatttttgtcccaaaaaatgatcacgtataAGGCTCGTGGTAAATTCCAGTCAAGAATAAGTCAAAAACCTAAGTAGAAaccaaattttatatatgtgaatttataagggatataaaattacatttttaaaaataaggtaaggaaaaagtcattttacaataTGTGAGAGACATTCTAAGCAATTTCCCAAAGAAAAATTCACAAACACCTCTCAACCATCATTATCTAGTACAAAAAATTGCTCCATGGTTAAGCATGAAGTTTCTACAAAAGCACAAGACCAAAAGAAATCAACTTTAATTGTAGTTTgtattaggatttttttttttacacaaaaaATGTAGTGTGATAATTATTTAccaatttttatgttttctaGATCAGctaaatttcttttaaattaacGTGTTTTACAAAGCCAATCTTATGTCAAAAGTATAGATTTTGAGAATTTGATTGCAAGTACACAatcaaattgaagaaattatttCTAGAATTAACTTTTTATGAACTAACagtatagtaatttttttatatttgcaaatttttatatatgtcacatgtgcatgatttgaattttaaatttaaattcatattaTACGGCATGATTTTAACCTATTagtgtaaaaataaaatttgtataCTAACAGTGTATAAAAAAAGTTATCCTTATCTCTAAAAGTTTAATTGGTATATTTATATGGGTCGGGTACCCATGCTCGCCAATTCTCAAATTTATGATATGTTTGCATACATGCAATATCTACTTCTAACCTCAATCCATTGATATTAGACACTGAAAGTGGATTTCATATTTGTTTAAATATgtaagaattaaagaaaagtaggTGGTACCAAAACTCTAAGCTTCACTCACTTGAACCCAATGCAATAAGAACATATGAAATCATAATGAAATGAAAGTATTAAGCTTGAAGAGGCACTCGAAATTCGTTAATAGCTTAGCCATTCTTCGTCTCTATTAAGCTCCCGAGCCAAAATTTCTTGCTTCCAACAAGACCAAGATTCACCTTATTAACGGCTCTAGGTTAGTAAAatgacttgaaaaaaaaatcaaaagattatTAGTGTTTAAGCATGAAATTGCTTTGGTGACTCTATACACCTAGAATGCAAAGTTGAGGGGACATTTTGAGGTTTTTGAAAGGCTTTTTCCTATAGTGTCTTAAATATTGcatcaaaagtcccatttaagactttttcttttttttatttctatttattcattagtttcttccttttatattttattttacgACAGGATAGAGCTCATGTAGAAAGTATTAATTGATTTCTTGAAGCAAGAATTGGGTTAATACAAATTAATAAATTGGAATAACTTCGTGACTATACATTCGATATAGAAATAGAAAGCATAGCATTCGAGGAAATTTCTCATTCACAAGGAAATTTTGTTGGGCTAAATCAAACTTTTTTGGCCCAATGTGTTTTTGTCCACAGGACGCCAGCAGGAAATTCCAGTAACTGGTATGTTGTTGCCATTTTGAAGGGATTAAGGACTGAAGAAATGTATGAAGTCTAAACCCAATGATGGGTAAGGATCCCAGAAAAGCACCCTCTTAATTGTCTCAATAACTAAGCCCCACTTAGGATCtaaagataagaaacaaaattttaaaggaGACGAATAAGGGGGTAAAGACCATCTGAATTTTGTAAatgaaacaaaaccaaaattacaaaatccatttttatcttatttaaaTGACTTTCCTGCATGACAATTGATGAGTTTTGATCAATTGaaactagaggtgtcaaaatcgGTGACTTGGATGGATTTGGATTGGTTAAAATAAGTAATAGATATAAGTGAGAACCCATTTAtgcccatttaattagatgattATAAATgtgtaagtcaaaaaatgaattgggtaatccaattacccatttataactatttattttaatttttttataaactcatttgaattcatttttgcaaactaagttatcaatttatatcaCCCTTtacacccatcattagttttaaatattttatcaaCCTTTACACATataattagttttaaatatttacttataatgcttaGTAAGGGTGGGAGAAGGCAATTCTAAATGGATTAATTAGGTTTGAtaggttacccaataatacccatatGCAAAAACTTAAAATACACATACCCATCTCTATTCATGAACGGGTATAGATAAATTTAACTAAATAGATTTGTTTGCCACCTATACCATTTAGCAATCATATAATGATGAACAATGGCTTTAGCAGAAAAAATGTAAGGTGCTCTGCATACACCTTGTGGCACACATAAACCATGCAATACCTCCTCAAGATCCACGATCCACTTCTATCTTCAGGAATTTTAAATGGCCAAGGCGGACCCGTGGCAATGCCACTTACTGCTTCAAAAGCAATCATATTTCACCGAACAAATTATCCGGATAATCACTGAACTTTTTAAATAATTAAGATTTGGCTACCCAATTACCTGGATCTATCAATGGGAAAGTAGCCAGGCAAAACCAGCTGGTTGTCAGCTAGAGTTCGTTCATGCGCTAATAGAGGGAGGGAGGTGGAAGACAGATCACTTGCAGCTCTGGTTTAATGCAGATGATGTGGAGCACATAACTAGCATTTCTCTTAGCCTTTATGAGAGGAAAGACAGATTATATTGGAAGCATAGCAAGTCTGGGGTTTATACAGTTAAAACAGGTTATGTGGTTGCAAAGGGGGGAAGGGACACCATGAACCGCAGGTCAACACCTGACTCTGAGACTAGCTCGGAAATTAGGAAGCATATGGTGTGGAAAAGATTGTGAAGTTTAAATATTAAGATGAAACTGAAGCACTTTTTTATGGAGGTGTTTGCAAAATGGGCTGGCTACTAGTGAAGCACTCTATCAGAGAGTTGGAAAGGGAAGCAATCTTTGTCATTGCTGTGGAGAGGCTACCGAAACCATTGAACACGTGTTCTTTTTTTGCCCAAAAGCTCAAGTGGTTTGGAGGCTAGCTCGTGTGAGATGGGAAGGGATAGTTGAGCTGCAAGGCAACATATGGAGATGGTGGAATGCTGTGATGGAATCAGCAAAGGAGGTGCAAGGAGTGGATCGTGTCAAGCTCACAGCGAATATTCTTTGGCAGCTCTGGAAAGCGAGGAACAAGATGGTATTCCAGATGGAGAGTGTGGATGCAAAAATGATAATCGACAAAGCTCAGCAGAGACACAGACTCCCGAGCAACTGCATCATCAGAGAGGGAAAGACTGGTTCAGCATGCTTGGGAGCCACCCAAGGAGGGAGTCATGAGGATTAATACGGATGCAACAATCTCAGCTAAAATGGTCAGGACCGGACTAGGGATAGTTGCAAGGAACTGGCGTGGGGAACTAGTGAAAGCTCGAGGAATCGGTGGAAGGAGAAGAGGGGAAGCCGCCACAGAGGAATCATTAGCGATCAAAAGTGCGTTGGAAATGGTTCAAGTTGCAGGTTGGACAAATATAGAAGTCCAGTCTAACTGCAAAAATGTAGTGAGCTCTATCAATGCGGGTAATGTTCAGGATTGTAAGATACAAACAATCCTAGAAGACATTGAGGCCCTAAAGAATAGCTTTGACAGCTGCCTAGTCTCTTTTGCTCCTAGAACTACGAATGGTTGTAGTCATGCAATGGCTCAATTTGCAGCCAAGTCAATTAGAGACATTGATTGGGAAACCTCATTCCCAACATGGCTAGCAAACTTAGCTAGGAAAGATATGGGGGTAGTTACCCCTTTTTGTAATTAACTCTTATTTTTTCAAATGTTAATACCTATAAAATGTTatcatttgttaaaaaaaaaataattaataaaatatttttatccaTTGAACTATTAAATATGTAAATTTTAACCATTCCATCTAATTTCACCGTTAACTTTAATAGACCTAAAAAATCGCATAATTTGCGAGATATACTATTAATAGTTAAATTTGACATAGTTAACGGTAAAATCGAGCAgaatgatccaaaatttataCATTTAATAGTTCAATGGGTAAAAGCATTCTATTAATGGTTGAGCGGCTAAAACTCTTAGTAACTACCCAGATACTTTGCTCTACTTCACCGTCTTAAGTTAGGTCCTTATTTGGTGTGTACATTCGCGAAGCACTCAACCTTTATTGGAGTGATGCCTTCTCTATCCATAGTTTGAACTAGTTGTATAAATAGAAAATGAAGATTAAAACCACAGAGGTAGGATCAGTGACCTTACTATCGTAAAAAGCAGCCATTCTACTCCTGTCCATGTCGGACATTAGAATTCTTTTTCAATTTGCATACCACAAAATCACATAGGACTCTCACAATACATTTGCTATTAATTTCAACCACCCCATCTCAAAAGACGGCAAGACAGCTAAAGGTTCCTAATTCGATCCCAATGACATCATACGAtccaagagagaggaggagtttCAATAGCTGATCTAATACAGGAAGCACCTGCAATGAATGAACACTACAGTTACACTTCATTGAAAACACAAGTTCTGCTAAGCAGACAGATCTAATACAGGAAGCACCTGAATTTGGTTATACCAGTTAAAGCAGTGACCAAATCGATTGTTTGGGCATAGATGGGGCAATTAAAACATAAGTAGTTCACCATCACAGGCCGCTTTTACCCCGAAGCCAAAGGATGTGTCATATAAATCAGTATGATACAGGACATAAAATGCCAAAGAAATCTGAAGCACATTTTTTACAAGTGAAAAGCAAAGACAAAAGAAGTTCATCAATTATCCCCTCTTTCTACAAATATACATcagttactttcaaaagcttCACAAAAGAACAGCACATGAGGAGAAATCACTCACCTTGAAGCCCTCCAAACCCTTTTAGATGTTTCTTCTGTTAATGCCATGATACGTCGTCCTTTAGCACATGTTCCCAATCTGATGGGCAATTATCATTAAACCCCAGAGAAAAATGGTTTCCCCGTCCATGCATTGCACTAGATTGGTTTACTGGAACATCTGGGATAGAGGGGAAAAAGTCTCTTACCAATTCATATCCAGAACCACCAACATGAAAGCTAACATGGCCTTGGTTAACATCACCTGTTTTGAGAGAATCAGGTTCCACAGCTAAATTTAATCCACCATCCTCCGATTGATCTTTACTAAACCGCATGATATCAGAATAGACAGCATCAACTAAACCTGCATGTTCCCCTACCAAATTTGTCCCTTTCAGGTCATCGCGGCATTTTAAGATATTGAATCTGGCCATAATGGCCGCATCAACATTATCGATATTCCTATTTGAGCTCAAATCATCTTTGACTGCTTCATTTTGGGAACAACCTATATTCAAGTCAGCCTGCCCTTGATtaatatcatattttttttgagaattaGGTGCCACAGCTACATTGAGTCTTCCATCCAGAAATTGGTCTTTAACAAATGGCATCTCATCCGAACAGAGATCATCAACCATAACTGCATCTTCTCTTACCACGTTCGGACTTCTTGAGTCATCATGGCATTTTAAGATATGGAATCTGGTCATAACAGAGGCCTCAATGTCATTAGGATTACTGGTTGAGCTCAAACTCGAGCTGCAGATTGTAGTCTTTTGCAGCGAGCCATCAACCTTAGGTGGTGGCATATCAGATATTCTCAAGTCATGTGAACTAGAAGTTGACATATTCTCCAAAGCAGCTGCATTTTCTGTAAAATTTAAAGCATAGAAAATCAGGTAAGCAATCAATCATACATAGAGAATTGCAATAAGCAATCCCTACCTTTTTTCTGGTTGGATTTCAATTTCTCTATCTCAATCTTCATCCTATCAAAGCGAGCTCTGTAACTAATGGAACACAATTTAGCTTCAGCCTCAAGCCACGAGTTCTTAAAAAAAAGAGCTTGTGAATCCATTTCTTCCCCAGAATGAAAATTTTCCTCGAGGACCTTCTTTATTGCCTGAAATACaataatccaaacaaatttattgagaattctattttaaaaaaattccagaacaaCTTAACAGAGATACATAGATCATTCAAGTtaaccacatgcaaacacaaaACTGTTTCTTAGGAGGAACATAACCCTACCTGGGCCATATTATCATCTTTCAATACTTCTAAACCATCTGTTACAGGAGAAAGGGGCTGAAgcttctcatttttttcctgGGTAACATTGTGATTCCCCATCTCATCATGGGTATTTTGAAAATCAAGATGGCAATGAGAATTTGTATCCACTTCATTTTCAAACTGATGTCTGCCTGCAGCATTGCTCTGTAAAAGATACCATTTGGTTTTACACATAATCAGATGCTGCTTATATACCCAAAAGATTATCTTTATCTCGCGTATTATGTCTTTATGTTTACACGTGGTAAACAAAAAATCTCTGCCACAAAGAAAAAATGCTTAATGGACAAACAAATGGAAACAAAATATTCAAAGTATGTTGTGAATTGAGTTTGGCCTCCACAAATTCCTGGGATAAAGGATGCAATTGTTATAAGCAGATATAACTGCAACTCCAAATTATCAcccaattattttttttctcttctgcAGCCTCAGATGTACCAAATTAACATTATTGACACAATGAAAAGAACAGAATTCAAACTATATAAGCTGCAGATTAACAATGCTGACGAACCTCTAACTGGGCATGAATAACCAGAATAATTTCCTCTACTGCTATAACAATCTCAACGTTACTTATACAGAAGTCATATGCACCAtgatatttaaataattaaactTAAAACTTCGAACAACTCACAGCAGACACTTCTTTTAATAAACATAGCTTTATCTCATAATGCAAATCTAAGATTTCGACATGATACAATATTCAAACATACCACATGAGGATCAGCGGAGTTTTGAATTTTATGACAAGTAACTTGCTGCCGAAATATTCGCTCTTGTGGTTGAATGAAATACTCCTTTTTCCTTGAAGCAAGCACATCCAGATTGCTCATTACATGCTTAAGGGCCTCTAAGTCTTCATCTTTTAGTGCAGATGAATCAGTTATACAGTTGAAGACAAGCAACTCCGAAAGGTTTTGCAATGCTTTAACTAATGATTGAACATCTATTTTGGGAGCCGATTCACATCCATGCTGTGTTGCTTGCTCAGCAGCACCTTCTTCAGAGGAAGGAGAACGAAGAACATTTTCAGCTGCACGAACAGCAACAGAACCTTCTGCAGTGACACTGGTGTTCAACACAGAGTCCATAACTGAAGAGTGAAAATTCAGAACTGAAGGGGTAAAATCTTCGACTCCAAGTTGTTTGATGCCTGAAGATTTCAAATCAGAATCATTCTTTGATTGTGTCTGCAGGTTGCAATCTTCGCTAGGCTTATTGTAAGCCTCACAAGGTTGAACTCCTTCACTCGGGCCTTTAAATCTGGCTTTTACAGCATCAATTGACTTCAGTTGTGTGGCAGTGCAATCAGCTTCTGAAGTATTCTCTGAAATATGTGATATGCCTCTCCCTGCACTGTTACATTCGTGCACTTTGTCTTCACCTGCTTTTGCAGAGGAGCATCTTATAGAATCATTTGGCAGAGAAAAACTCtcatcaacttgaagatccAACTGACAATATCTATCCACTTTCTTTTCAAATGGATGTGTTTTTTCGGTTTCCACATCCAATGGAGAGAAGTAAGAAGCTGGGGCTCCTTTCCAGCAGGGAGAATCCACAGCAAAATTATGATGATCTAAAGAATCTGGTACATTGTCAGAAGACTTGATAGCTTGAAAGCAGTCTCCTGCCAGTGAAAAGCCATCTGAGACATTAATACTTGGGACTTGTGATCCAGATTTTGATTTCGAAATACTATTTACGCCATCCCAAATCTGGGGATTGCATGATAGTTCCTCCGTCACAGCAGATGGTACAAAAAATAGCTGGCCATTACCTTCTTTCTGATACTTGAGCTGACTTGAGATTAAGGAACCTTCTTCAACTTCATGATCAAACAAAATCTGATGTTCTTTTCCTTTAGCAGGACAACTGCTACCCAGTCCTGCTTTCAGATGAATGGCTGCAAGATTACCAGTATCAACAGTCTTGCCTAGAGAACCATTACCAGTATCAACAGTTTTGCCTGCTTTTCGGGTTACTGGTGGTCTAATCACCAAAGCCGGAGATTTTGTTAGAGATAAAGAACCATTAACGCTAGAATCATGTGGCAGGATGCATTTCTCATAGGCATGCTGAGAATTCTGAAAGTTAGTAAAATTCTTAGGCAACTCCAAAGATGAACATGGAGAGTCAGATGCTGAAATTTGAAAACTGGAACTTGAAATATTTGTCCTTGAGTAATCAAAAGGAGGGGAGAGAATTTTTTGAGCCAAAAGTGATGTACTATCCACAGGTTCCATCCTTATCAAACCATTAGCGTATTCTCTTCCATTAGCATCAGAAAATTGCCCAAAAGAAATGCTAGAATCCTTTTCAAGTATGTCCCCGTATTCAACAGTATGATAACCTGCAAGTCGACAGGTAGACTTATAAAATAGAAAATCCAGCACAGAATCCAATGACAAAGTCTGGAAAtactaaaagaaaatatttgTCATCTATTGAGCACACAATCCAAATTATAGCTCTGAAGCAAAAACCTAATTCTAATTACTTAAAGTCATGAACTTAGATTTTATTGTCATCCTTTAGAAATGCCTTTTTAAAACATAACAAACTTTAGTGAAGATGTTTTGACTTAGTCCATAGTAGCAACATTGACAATACCTAGCAAATAACTGCCTTGCAAAACTAAGGGCCATTATATGTgttgaaaaattataaaattttgtgaaaacaTTTTGTATACAAAACCAAAAATCAATATTCAAAAATtcaattttaaaactataaacaATCTACTTTGAGTATGAACTCACGTTTCATGTCATACAGCACCACAGATTCATTCTTCAAGAAAACCAGCAAGAACATGTAAGACATATCTTTGATCCCTTGGAATATTGCAATTTCAGTTcaataatactccctccgtcccagaAAGTGTGTCGCGCTTtgaaacttgtaatttttatcaACAGTGCAAGACTTTTAAATGATTTGTGTTTAAGTTCCAGCAATACCCCTTGACTTTCAATGTTTCCATACGTGATTGAATGATAAAAGGGCCATAAGTTGTGATAAGACATGTGGGacccaaaagaataaaaagtcTCCACACTACTTTAGAGGAAAGTGTCATGCACGATTGTTGTTTGCATTTCATGTGAGAATCACGAACTATCAAGTGCAGTGTTGGTACTTGGGAAGTGCATAATTGGGCCCactaaaagataagaaaaggcTGTCACATTGAAGGGTATGGAGCGGAAATGTGTGAGAGTTTTCATTGCCAATTTTAGTAAGTGACAATCATTTTGGGACGGATAAAAAAGGAAAGTATGACACTatcaatgggacggagggagtattagcTAACAAATTTCAAATCTGTTGAAGCTAATGTCGTTCAGTAAACCAAAATGAAACTCCAGAAACGAGATACGCAAATAAtgaaccaaaaaagaaatactATCATTAAGGACAAATAGATTGGCTAACAAATAATAATGGAATGCAAAGGATTGGCTAATATGCTGGGAGAAACATGATTATGCATCACTTTCAGAGCAGTAAAGACATGAACtaacagaaaaaagaatgaggCGGCAGTAGTAGGAGAAGCACCAGTGAAGCATGCTGGGGAAGGAGCAGGTAAAATTCCATTAAATTCTTGGCAGTTTGCTATACGCTATATAATTACTGTACATTCAAATCTCAAAAATCAAAGATCCAGCAAAAGTATTTTCTCTAACTGTGCCGTTAACGCAAGTCAAAGTTATTTCTACCTTTTGCTTTTCCAACCAGCCACCGATAGTCATGCAGTAATTTGAAGCTAGAATTTCAACAACAGATGGAGAGATCAAAAACAATAAGATGAGTTGGACACAGGAAGAAATCATTAATGGAGAATAAAAGGCTAGCGGTAATCTAATGATACAAAACATTCTGAGGTGGTTTATTGGACAAAGTACACCCAAATACTATCATATTGAGCATTGATATCTCAGACAGGAGAGGTACCTTGATTCATATGGTTGCCATAAGCATGTGAATCAGCAGCATTTGTGATATCCAAGGAGAAACCCATATCAAGTTTTGCTTGTTTACCCCGCTTTGCATCAATTAATCCACTCCAGCCAGTATGCCAGTGTGGCGGGTACTCCAAACCAGATAAGCTCTGAGTATAATCAACTTGAGAAGGCACATTTGGCGAAGATAACAAGCCAG
The genomic region above belongs to Coffea arabica cultivar ET-39 chromosome 7c, Coffea Arabica ET-39 HiFi, whole genome shotgun sequence and contains:
- the LOC140010587 gene encoding uncharacterized protein — translated: MVRTGLGIVARNWRGELVKARGIGGRRRGEAATEESLAIKSALEMVQVAGWTNIEVQSNCKNVVSSINAGNVQDCKIQTILEDIEALKNSFDSCLVSFAPRTTNGCSHAMAQFAAKSIRDIDWETSFPTWLANLARKDMGVVTPFCN
- the LOC113698978 gene encoding uncharacterized protein isoform X2 — encoded protein: MMGFGYWGGGGPSPSSSSAAASSSASSNLSALAPPFTVERFSLRPPTSNPSVQLSDSQPYAAAHVTWQYSNPSAPTCRPHVYQKCDLNLDSTRTTSVPTGNDYHFGYSVPQSNSDPQTTHWSTVNPCAKSSSSATFSYDAKVNSYYSPYVSPVVDHDSPLLALTEPSYDTLPSSGLLSSPNVPSQVDYTQSLSGLEYPPHWHTGWSGLIDAKRGKQAKLDMGFSLDITNAADSHAYGNHMNQGYHTVEYGDILEKDSSISFGQFSDANGREYANGLIRMEPVDSTSLLAQKILSPPFDYSRTNISSSSFQISASDSPCSSLELPKNFTNFQNSQHAYEKCILPHDSSVNGSLSLTKSPALVIRPPVTRKAGKTVDTGNGSLGKTVDTGNLAAIHLKAGLGSSCPAKGKEHQILFDHEVEEGSLISSQLKYQKEGNGQLFFVPSAVTEELSCNPQIWDGVNSISKSKSGSQVPSINVSDGFSLAGDCFQAIKSSDNVPDSLDHHNFAVDSPCWKGAPASYFSPLDVETEKTHPFEKKVDRYCQLDLQVDESFSLPNDSIRCSSAKAGEDKVHECNSAGRGISHISENTSEADCTATQLKSIDAVKARFKGPSEGVQPCEAYNKPSEDCNLQTQSKNDSDLKSSGIKQLGVEDFTPSVLNFHSSVMDSVLNTSVTAEGSVAVRAAENVLRSPSSEEGAAEQATQHGCESAPKIDVQSLVKALQNLSELLVFNCITDSSALKDEDLEALKHVMSNLDVLASRKKEYFIQPQERIFRQQVTCHKIQNSADPHVSNAAGRHQFENEVDTNSHCHLDFQNTHDEMGNHNVTQEKNEKLQPLSPVTDGLEVLKDDNMAQAIKKVLEENFHSGEEMDSQALFFKNSWLEAEAKLCSISYRARFDRMKIEIEKLKSNQKKENAAALENMSTSSSHDLRISDMPPPKVDGSLQKTTICSSSLSSTSNPNDIEASVMTRFHILKCHDDSRSPNVVREDAVMVDDLCSDEMPFVKDQFLDGRLNVAVAPNSQKKYDINQGQADLNIGCSQNEAVKDDLSSNRNIDNVDAAIMARFNILKCRDDLKGTNLVGEHAGLVDAVYSDIMRFSKDQSEDGGLNLAVEPDSLKTDVPVNQSSAMHGRGNHFSLGFNDNCPSDWEHVLKDDVSWH
- the LOC113698978 gene encoding uncharacterized protein isoform X1, which codes for MMGFGYWGGGGPSPSSSSAAASSSASSNLSALAPPFTVERFSLRPPTSNPSVQLSDSQPYAAAHVTWQYSNPSAPTCRPHVYQKCDLNLDSTRTTSVPTGNDYHFGYSVPQSNSDPQTTHWSTVNPCAKSSSSATFSYDAKVNSYYSPYVSPVVDHDSPLLALTEPSYDTLPSSGLLSSPNVPSQVDYTQSLSGLEYPPHWHTGWSGLIDAKRGKQAKLDMGFSLDITNAADSHAYGNHMNQGYHTVEYGDILEKDSSISFGQFSDANGREYANGLIRMEPVDSTSLLAQKILSPPFDYSRTNISSSSFQISASDSPCSSLELPKNFTNFQNSQHAYEKCILPHDSSVNGSLSLTKSPALVIRPPVTRKAGKTVDTGNGSLGKTVDTGNLAAIHLKAGLGSSCPAKGKEHQILFDHEVEEGSLISSQLKYQKEGNGQLFFVPSAVTEELSCNPQIWDGVNSISKSKSGSQVPSINVSDGFSLAGDCFQAIKSSDNVPDSLDHHNFAVDSPCWKGAPASYFSPLDVETEKTHPFEKKVDRYCQLDLQVDESFSLPNDSIRCSSAKAGEDKVHECNSAGRGISHISENTSEADCTATQLKSIDAVKARFKGPSEGVQPCEAYNKPSEDCNLQTQSKNDSDLKSSGIKQLGVEDFTPSVLNFHSSVMDSVLNTSVTAEGSVAVRAAENVLRSPSSEEGAAEQATQHGCESAPKIDVQSLVKALQNLSELLVFNCITDSSALKDEDLEALKHVMSNLDVLASRKKEYFIQPQERIFRQQVTCHKIQNSADPHVSNAAGRHQFENEVDTNSHCHLDFQNTHDEMGNHNVTQEKNEKLQPLSPVTDGLEVLKDDNMAQAIKKVLEENFHSGEEMDSQALFFKNSWLEAEAKLCSISYRARFDRMKIEIEKLKSNQKKENAAALENMSTSSSHDLRISDMPPPKVDGSLQKTTICSSSLSSTSNPNDIEASVMTRFHILKCHDDSRSPNVVREDAVMVDDLCSDEMPFVKDQFLDGRLNVAVAPNSQKKYDINQGQADLNIGCSQNEAVKDDLSSNRNIDNVDAAIMARFNILKCRDDLKGTNLVGEHAGLVDAVYSDIMRFSKDQSEDGGLNLAVEPDSLKTGDVNQGHVSFHVGGSGYELVRDFFPSIPDVPVNQSSAMHGRGNHFSLGFNDNCPSDWEHVLKDDVSWH
- the LOC113698978 gene encoding uncharacterized protein isoform X3, which translates into the protein MMGFGYWGGGGPSPSSSSAAASSSASSNLSALAPPFTVERFSLRPPTSNPSVQLSDSQPYAAAHVTWQYSNPSAPTCRPHVYQKCDLNLDSTRTTSVPTGNDYHFGYSVPQSNSDPQTTHWSTVNPCAKSSSSATFSYDAKVNSYYSPYVSPVVDHDSPLLALTEPSYDTLPSSGLLSSPNVPSQVDYTQSLSGLEYPPHWHTGWSGLIDAKRGKQAKLDMGFSLDITNAADSHAYGNHMNQGYHTVEYGDILEKDSSISFGQFSDANGREYANGLIRMEPVDSTSLLAQKILSPPFDYSRTNISSSSFQISASDSPCSSLELPKNFTNFQNSQHAYEKCILPHDSSVNGSLSLTKSPALVIRPPVTRKAGKTVDTGNGSLGKTVDTGNLAAIHLKAGLGSSCPAKGKEHQILFDHEVEEGSLISSQLKYQKEGNGQLFFVPSAVTEELSCNPQIWDGVNSISKSKSGSQVPSINVSDGFSLAGDCFQAIKSSDNVPDSLDHHNFAVDSPCWKGAPASYFSPLDVETEKTHPFEKKVDRYCQLDLQVDESFSLPNDSIRCSSAKAGEDKVHECNSAGRGISHISENTSEADCTATQLKSIDAVKARFKGPSEGVQPCEAYNKPSEDCNLQTQSKNDSDLKSSGIKQLGVEDFTPSVLNFHSSVMDSVLNTSVTAEGSVAVRAAENVLRSPSSEEGAAEQATQHGCESAPKIDVQSLVKALQNLSELLVFNCITDSSALKDEDLEALKHVMSNLDVLASRKKEYFIQPQERIFRQQVTCHKIQNSADPHVSNAAGRHQFENEVDTNSHCHLDFQNTHDEMGNHNVTQEKNEKLQPLSPVTDGLEVLKDDNMAQAIKKVLEENFHSGEEMDSQALFFKNSWLEAEAKLCSISYRARFDRMKIEIEKLKSNQKKENAAALENMSTSSSHDLRISDMPPPKVDGSLQKTTICSSSLSSTSNPNDIEASVMTRFHILKCHDDSRSPNVVREDAVMVDDLCSDEMPFVKDQFLDGRLNVAVAPNSQKKYDINQGQADLNIGCSQNEAVKDDLSSNRNIDNVDAAIMARFNILKCRDDLKGTNLVGEHAGLVDAVYSDIMRFSKDQSEDGGLNLAVEPDSLKTGDVNQGHVSFHVGGSGYELIGNMC